The following are encoded together in the Leptolyngbya sp. CCY15150 genome:
- a CDS encoding metallophosphoesterase family protein, which produces MYGPLKPLETYTLLKTIEAVTIQGNEDRDVYEFEQSRGETHPILTYMLQELGEEPVQWLRSLPKTTVVAEEIFACHGIPSNDLVYLLEDVSSGFPSVRDDTAILDYLEGISYPVILCGHSHIARVVQLSSGQVVINPGSVGVPAYDDDVPNYHAMQNYSPLASYAVLEKQNGVWQVELSKIPYDVHLAVEQAQHQDREDWADWIKTGRVAAA; this is translated from the coding sequence GTGTATGGTCCCCTTAAACCGTTAGAAACTTATACTCTCCTGAAAACAATCGAGGCTGTCACCATTCAGGGGAACGAGGATCGGGATGTTTATGAATTTGAGCAAAGTCGAGGCGAAACGCATCCAATCCTCACTTATATGCTTCAAGAACTGGGTGAAGAGCCAGTTCAGTGGCTGAGGTCGTTGCCCAAGACAACTGTAGTCGCGGAAGAAATTTTTGCCTGTCACGGTATTCCTTCGAACGATCTGGTTTATCTACTGGAAGACGTTTCCAGTGGATTTCCTAGTGTAAGAGATGACACTGCTATCCTCGATTATCTAGAAGGAATCAGTTATCCAGTTATTCTATGTGGGCATAGTCACATTGCACGAGTCGTTCAATTATCTTCAGGACAAGTGGTTATCAATCCTGGCAGTGTTGGTGTTCCTGCTTATGATGACGACGTGCCAAACTATCACGCAATGCAAAACTACTCACCACTGGCGTCTTATGCAGTCCTTGAAAAGCAAAATGGTGTCTGGCAGGTTGAACTATCAAAGATTCCATATGATGTTCATTTAGCAGTTGAGCAAGCACAGCATCAGGATCGAGAAGATTGGGCGGATTGGATAAAAACAGGACGGGTAGCGGCGGCATAA